The Bacillota bacterium genome contains the following window.
TGGCGGCGGGCACCTCGAAGAAGACCCAGGACCCTGAGGTATTGGAGGCACTGCGTGCAAGGTGAAGCCCGGGAAGCGGGCCGGAGAGCCCGCGGGAGACTGCGAAGAGGAGGCGGTTCGCCGGTGCCAGGGCGGAGACAGCCGGGCCTTTGAGGGGCTGCACCGCGCGTTGAAGCCGCGGGCGCTGCAGGTCGCCTACCTGATCACCGGTGACCGGGCGAGTGCCGAAGACTGTTTGCAGGAGGCGGCTCTGCGTGCCTGGCGGGCCATAGGCCGTTTCATCCTGGGCCGTCCTTTCCGCCCCTGGTTCCTGAAGTTCGTGGTGAACGAGGCGCTCAAGGCTCGGCGTGACGCTGGTCGCACCGTACCTTTCGATCCGGCCCACCCGGCGGCACCCTGGGCCGGCGGGAGCGGGGGGCGTGCGGTAGGCGGGCAAGAGATGACCTGTCCGGGTCCGGAGGTGGAGGTGGGCCGACTGCAACTGCGGGCGAAAGGATCCAGGCCCTCGATGTGCTGGATGCCAGTCACCGGGCTCCGCTGGTCCTGTTCTACTTCGAGGGTATGAGCGAGGGGGAAGTTGCCCAGGCACTGGGGCTACGGCGGTCCACGGTGAAGTTGCGCCTGCACACCGCCCGGCGACGGGTGGCCGAGCAATTGCAGCGGAAAGGAGTGTACATGGAATGGTGACGAGCGAGGATTGCCGGGGAGACCCCCTGGGAAAGCTCCTGGGCGCGGCCATGGCAGACCTTGCCCGTGACTTGCGGCCGGGGCGGCGCTACGGGCACGCCCATGGCCTGGCCGCCCTGGCCTACGAACCGGCTGTGCTGGCCG
Protein-coding sequences here:
- a CDS encoding RNA polymerase sigma factor, whose amino-acid sequence is MKPGKRAGEPAGDCEEEAVRRCQGGDSRAFEGLHRALKPRALQVAYLITGDRASAEDCLQEAALRAWRAIGRFILGRPFRPWFLKFVVNEALKARRDAGRTVPFDPAHPAAPWAGGSGGRAVGGQEMTCPGPEVEVGRLQLRAKGSRPSMCWMPVTGLRWSCSTSRV
- a CDS encoding sigma factor-like helix-turn-helix DNA-binding protein, with product MQALDVLDASHRAPLVLFYFEGMSEGEVAQALGLRRSTVKLRLHTARRRVAEQLQRKGVYMEW